The Arachis ipaensis cultivar K30076 chromosome B07, Araip1.1, whole genome shotgun sequence genome includes a window with the following:
- the LOC107608239 gene encoding elongation of fatty acids protein 3-like produces MGFPIMETLKFWLQDHPSIVSFRWSPALSWGSTWFFLISAISFYVTAAVTLHLILRFLGRRRPVPLGPIPAIHNLAMSLTSLTIFTGMLLSAKAELRDTRWLWRRTRTTPFEWFLCFPLGIRPSGRVFFWSYAFYLSRFLHMLRTFFIVLRHRKLSFFRLFNHSILLVMSFLWLEFTQSFQVLAILFSTAVNTAVYGYRLWVEIGLPVRNFWFTVDCQMVLLCCNLVCHFGVLLLHYLRGGCNGIGAWLFNSLLNVAILMLFLRSYVNEFWRRNLNNPTSYSSSKDYSPKHAKLNGSYAKLN; encoded by the coding sequence ATGGGATTTCCCATTATGGAGACCCTCAAATTCTGGTTACAAGACCATCCCTCCATTGTATCCTTCAGGTGGAGCCCGGCACTCTCGTGGGGCTCCACCTGGTTCTTTCTTATCTCCGCCATCTCTTTCTATGTCACCGCCGCTGTCACTCTCCACCTTATTCTCAGATTCTTGGGCCGGCGACGTCCGGTCCCACTAGGCCCCATCCCGGCCATACACAACCTTGCCATGTCCCTCACTTCCCTTACCATATTCACCGGCATGCTCCTCTCCGCGAAAGCGGAACTGAGGGACACGCGGTGGTTGTGGAGACGCACAAGAACCACTCCGTTCGAGTGGTTCTTGTGCTTCCCCCTTGGGATCCGCCCCTCCGGCCGCGTCTTCTTCTGGTCCTATGCCTTCTACCTCTCTCGGTTCCTCCACATGCTGCGAACATTCTTCATCGTTCTCCGGCACCGGAAGCTCTCGTTCTTCAGGCTGTTCAATCACTCGATTCTTCTGGTGATGTCATTCCTGTGGCTAGAATTCACacagtcctttcaggttctggcgATCCTGTTTTCCACGGCGGTTAACACAGCGGTGTACGGGTACCGGTTGTGGGTTGAAATAGGGTTGCCGGTGAGGAACTTCTGGTTCACGGTGGATTGCCAGATGGTGCTTCTATGCTGCAATTTGGTGTGCCATTTTGGAGTGCTTCTGTTGCATTATCTGAGAGGAGGGTGCAATGGGATTGGAGCTTGGCTTTTCAATTCTCTTTTGAATGTTGCAATTCTTATGCTGTTCTTGAGATCTTATGTCAATGAGTTTTGGCGGAGGAACCTTAATAATCcaacttcttattcttcttccaaGGACTACTCGCCTAAGCATGCAAAACTTAATGGTAGTTATGCAAAGTTAAATTAA
- the LOC107607607 gene encoding uncharacterized protein LOC107607607, translating to MLTLQQTADVLTVKPRTPNISFNPSDCQTNSDNLDDPVVISIQAGDLLVKKALLDPGRSADVLFYSTFKKMKLSERTLLPSSRELIGFSGERVSILGSIWLKTTLGEHPMSRTKDVQFLVVDCISPYNIILGRPFLNSFGAIVSTIHLCVKFQVQEDQIATIHSDHIEAWKCYNESLKIKADIRQGTRLAQGTYNVANISGTAELDPRGDLQDKPAPIDDLEKVQLDDNVNHYTYISSSLLSGTKQKITTLLRQNANLFAWTPADMPGIDPGLICHKLQIDPRARPVSQKKRNMGDEKRTACLEETQKLLRAGFIEELRFTTWLSNMVMVRKASGKWRMCVDFTNLNKSCPKDAYPLSCIDKLVDNASGYNVLSFLDAYSGYNQILMHPKDKDKTAFITELGNYCYTVMPFGLKNAGATYQRLMDKVFNKQIGRNLEVYVDDMVVKTQQEHTHDVDLQEVFGQLRKHNMRLNPEKCAFGVKGGKFLGFMLTSRGIEANPKKCEAIINMRSPRTIKEVQRLNGRLAALSRFIPSILTRPEVSGRLTKWSIELSEFDITYEPRTTIRAQFLADFLAELTDQVDDEHTWELYVDGASNSEGSGAGVYLTDKSDLQVEQSIRFSFQTSNNQAKYEALLAGLRLAQSLNITQLQVYCDSQLVVQQVTGNFQVKDQLLEKYHALVRELIPQFTSIQITHIARKQNTRADALSKLATTRKCMHDSVISQLTLAEPSFSKRIFSISQEQDWRATYKQYLQTGTIPTTITDQRAFKRRAASFTLIGTELYKRGFSQPLLRCLNTDEAKIAIDEAHEGVCGNHIGGISLASKVARAGYYWPTMKSDCIEKFTDQNLAEFLQGFKIKHHFSSVEHPQTNGLAEAANKVILIALKKKLGEAKGEWVELIPKILWSYNTTKQTTTKETPYRLVYGADAMIPVEIALTSGRTTQTSAPNNDNIRQAELDIIEEDRYKAEMRHKAMQSIIKRKYNKMVKPRSFAEEDLVLRRTEEARKPQTHGKLAATWEGPYRVIQILGKGAYKLQTI from the exons ATGTTAACACTCCAACAGACAGCCGATGTATTGACTGTCAAACCAAGAACACCTAACATATCTTTCAACCCATCAGATTGCCAAACAAACTCGGATAATCTGGATGACCCAGTGGTAATTTCTATCCAAGCAGGGGACCTCCTGGTAAAGAAAGCCCTTCTCGACCCTGGAAGAAGCGCGGACGTCCTTTTCTATTCAACCTTCAAAAAGATGAAACTCAGCGAACGAACCCTGTTACCATCCTCGAGAGAACTAATCGGGTTTTCAGGGGAGCGAGTGTCAATCCTCGGCAGCATCTGGCTTAAAACGACCTTAGGAGAGCATCCCATGAGTAGAACGAAGGACGTACAGTTCCTCGTCGTCGATTGCATTAGCCCATACAACATCATTCTGGGCAGACCTTTTCTAAAttcctttggtgccattgtcTCCACGATCCATTTGTGTGTCAAATTTCAGGTACAAGAGGACCAGATAGCCACAATACATTCCGACCACATTGAAGCTTGGAAATGTTATAATGAGAGCTTGAAAATCAAAGCAGACATCCGACAAGGAACACGGCTGGCCCAAGGGACATACAATGTTGCCAACATCTCGGGTACTGCCGAACTCGATCCAAGAGGAGATCTCCAGGACAAACCAGCACCAATCGACGACCTTGAAAAGGTACAATTAGATGACAATGTTAACCACTATACTTATATCAGCTCTTCTCTCCTTTCAGGAACAAAACAGAAGATAACAACCTTACTACGGCAGAATGCCAACCTTTTTGCCTGGACACCGGCAGACATGCCCGGCATAGACCCAGGCCTCATATGCCACAAATTACAAATCGACCCAAGAGCACGGCCTGTTTCCCAAAAGAAGCGCAACATGGGAGACGAGAAGCGCACAGCATGTCTCGAGGAAACACAAAAACTCCTCCGAGCAGGATTTATAGAGGAACTCCGATTCACAACTTGGCTATCAAACATGGTTATGGTAAGAAAAGCCTCAGGTAAGTGGCGAATGTGTGTTGATTTCACTAACTTGAATAAATCATGCCCCAAAGATGCCTATCCACTCTCATGCATAGACAAACTGGTAGATAATGCATCAGGATATAATGTTTTAAGCTTTTTAGACGCATATTCTGGTTACAATCAGATACTAATGCatccaaaagataaagataagacaGCTTTCATAACTGAATTGGGAAATTACTGTTATACTgttatgccttttggacttaagAATGCAGGGGCTACCTACCAACGCCTCATGGACAAGGTCTTCAATAAACAAATAGGGAGAAATTTGGAAGTATACGTCGACGACATGGTCGtcaagactcaacaagaacacaCCCATGATGTCGACCTACAAGAAGTGTTCGGTCAGTTAAGGAAACATAACATGCGACTTAACCCGGAGAAGTGTGCCTTCGGGGTTAAAGGAGGAAAGTTCCTGGGCTTCATGTTGACATCAAGAGGCATCGAGGCCAATCCCAAAAAATGTGAAGCAATCATTAACATGAGAAGTCCCCGGACAATAAAGGAAGTCCAAAGACTAAATGGAAGGCTAGCCGCACTCTCTCGATTTATACCAAGT ATCCTCACTCGACCCGAGGTCTCAGGAAGACTCACCAAATGGTCAATAGAATTATCTGAATTTGACATAACATACGAGCCGAGGACGACAATAAGGGCGCAATTCTTAGCAGATTTTCTAGCCGAATTAACAGACCAAGTAGATGATGAACACACTTGGGAGCTCTATGTAGATGGAGCTTCAAACTCAGAAGGATCGGGAGCAGGTGTATATCTAACAGACAAATCCGACCTCCAAGTGGAACAGTCAATCAGGTTCTCATTCCAAACAAGCAACAATCAAGCCAAGTATGAAGCTCTACTCGCCGGACTTCGACTTGCACAGTCTTTAAACATAACACAACTACAGGTATACTGTGACTCGCAACTGGTGGTACAACAGGTAACCGGGAATTTTCAGGTAAAGGACCAATTGTTAGAAAAATATCATGCACTGGTAAGAGAACTCATACCTCAGTTTACTTCAATACAAATCACACATATAGCTCGGAAACAAAACACCCGAGCAGATGCTTTATCAAAACTAGCAACAACTAGGAAATGTATGCATGATTCTGTTATATCTCAGCTAACCCTCGCTGAACCGAGCTTTAGCAAAAGAATATTCTCTATATCACAGGAACAAGACTGGAGGGCAACATACAAACAATACCTACAAACTGGAACCATACCAACAACTATCACAGACCAAAGAGCATTCAAAAGGCGAGCAGCATCCTTCACACTGATAGGAACAGAACTATACAAACGAGGTTTCTCCCAACCACTACTAAGATGTCTAAACACGGATGAAGCTAAGATCGCCATAGACGAGGCCCATGAAGGAGTATGTGGTAACCACATTGGAGGAATAAGCCTGGCATCTAAGGTTGCCAGAGCAGGTTATTATTGGCCAACAATGAAGAGCGATTGTATCGAAAAG TTTACCGATCAAAACCTGGCAGAATTTTTGCAGGGTTTCAAAATTAAGCATCACTTTTCATCAGTAGAACACCCGCAAACAAACGGACTCGCCGAGGCAGCTAACAAAGTAATTCTCATCGCACTTAAGAAAAAGCTCGGCGAAGCCAAAGGAGAATGGGTGGAGTTAATCCCAAAAATACTGTGGAGTTACAATACAACAAAACAAACAACCACCAAGGAGACCCCTTACCGACTTGTCTATGGCGCCGATGCAATGATCCCAGTCGAGATTGCCCTAACATCAGGAAGAACAACACAAACATCAGCACCAAACAATGACAACATCAGACAAGCGGAATTGGATATAATAGAGGAAGACAGATACAAAGCTGAGATGAGGCACAAAGCAATGCAAagcataataaaaagaaaatacaacAAGATGGTCAAACCCAGGTCCTTCGCCGAAGAAGACCTCGTCTTAAGACGAACGGAAGAAGCACGGAAACCACAAACACATGGAAAACTCGCAGCAACATGGGAAGGCCCTTACCGAGTAATACAAATACTCGGCAAGGGAGCATATAAACTTCAAACAATATAA